The DNA window CCTGAGTGCCACCGGCGCGCTCGTCGTCGGTGTTTCCCTGGACAGCGTCGAGTCCCATGCCGCATTCAAACGCATGCACGCGTTGCCGTTTCCGCTGCTGAGCGACGCGGAAGGCCGCGTGCTCGCGGCGTACGGCGTGCCGAAGGACGCAAAGGGTTACGCTTCGCGCACGACCTTCATCATCGACGCGCAGGGTGTGATTCGCAGGATCTTCCCGGAGGTAGATCCGGCGGTACATGTGAACCAGGTGCTCGAGACCCTGGCGGAACTGAAACGACTCGGCCTGCACACGGCACCCGCGCCCGCCACGCCCCTGCCCCGCGGCGCCGAGTCCTGCCAGACTCCGACCGCGATGACCTCCCCCGCTACCCCCACCTTCGTGTACTTCATCGAGCCCAGACGACCGGAGATGGTCAGCACGCCCACCGCCGACGAAGAGGCGATGATCGAAAAACACTTCCAGTACCTGAAGGGGCTCACGGAGCGCGGCGTGCTCATCCTGGCGGGCCCCAGCACCGATCCGCCCCATACCGGCATCGTCGTCTTCCGCGCGGCAGATCGCCCAGCCGCCGAGGCGATCCTCGGCGCTGATCCCGCAGTGCAAGCCGGAGTGTTCAGCGCACGCCTCAGCGCGTTCCGAGTTTCGCTGAGCGGCGCCTGCAAGTAGGCGAAATACTCCGGGGCGGGGCCTCACGCTTCACGCGCGGCCGCGGCTCAGTTCACACATTTGTTGTTCTTGCACTCCTGGCCGTCACCGCAGGCGTGCCCGCAAGCACCGCAGTTGTTCTCGTCACTCCAGAGGTTCGCGCAGCCGCTGGCGCAGCAAGTCTCGCCGGAATCACAGTTGGAGCCCCCGTTGCAGGAGCAATCCAGATTGCCGCCCGAGTTGCCGCAGGTCTCACCGGGGCGACAGGTGTTGTTGTCACACTCGCAGCGGCCTTCCTTGTTGCAATGGACCGCGGGGCCGCCGGCACCACCGCACTGCGACGCTTCGGTGCAGCGACAGCGGCCTTGTCCGCAGGTCAGCCCGGTCGCGCAGACCTGTCCACACGACCCGCAATTAGTCACGCTCGTGAGCAGGTCGACACAAACCCCTCCGCAGCTCTCTTCACCCGGATTGCACCCCGACGCGCCACCGGTGTTGGCCACGCCACCCGTGTTGGCCACGCCGCCGGTGTTGGCCGCGCCGCCGGTGTTGGCCGCGCCGCCGGTGTTGGCCGCGCCGCCGGTGCTGGCTGCGCCGCCGGTGCTGCCGCTGCCTCCCGCACCGCCGCCGAATTCGAATTCGTCGTACGAGTTGGTGCAGGCGAAGGCCAAGGCGAGGCCCGAGAGGGCCAGAACGAGCCGGATTTTTTGCCCCATCACCAGAGAAAGCTAGCGCGAATCATGGGTTCGCGCTCGCCAACGCCCGCCTCGCGGGAGAAGTCGCCGTCGATCGCTCACTCGGCCGCGCGGTCGACCCCACGCAGCAGAGGAAAACCGAGCGCTTCGCGCTGGGCCATCCAGCCCTGCGCGACGGCCCGTGCCAGCGTGCGCACGCGCAAGATGTAGCGCTGTCGTTCGGTGACACCGATGGCTCCGCGTGCGTCGAGCACGTTGAAGGCGTGGGCGGCCTTCACGACACAGTCATAGGCAGGTAGCACCAGCTTCTTCAGCGGATCTTCGTCGCGCTCGAGCAGGCGCTTGGCTTCGCCCTCCGCATGATCGAAGGCCAAGAAGTGCGCCTTCACGTCGGCCTCTTCGAAGTTGTACGTGCTCCATTCCCACTCGGCGCGCTGATAGATCTCGCCGTACTTGACCTGTTTGTCGAAGGCGAGGTCGTACACGTTGTCGACATCCTGCAGATACATCGCGATGCGCTCGAGCCCGTAGGTGAGCTCACCGCTGACCGGCTTCATGTCGAAGCCGCCGCACTGCTGAAAGTAGGTGAACTGGCTGATCTCGAGCCCGTCGAGCCAGACCTGCCAGCCGAGGCCCCAGGCGCCCAGGGTCGGGCTCTCCCAGTCGTCTTCGATGAAACGCACGTCGTGTTCGAGGGGATTCGTCCCCAGGGCCACCAGCGACTCGAGATACAGATCCTGAATGTCGAGCGGGCTCGGCTTCAGGATCACCTGAAACTGGTGGAACTGCTGCAAGCGGTTCGGGTTCTCGCCGTACCGTCCGTCGGTCGGGCGCCGCGAGGGTTCGACGAACGCCACGTTCCATGGCTCGGGTCCCAGTGAGCGCAGGAACGTCGCCGGGTTGTACGTGCCGGCGCCCACCTCCGAGTTGTACGGCTGCACGATCAGGCAGCCACGCTCGGCCCAGAACTTCTGCAGCGTCAGGATCAGGTCTTGAAAGTACACGGCGGCGCGAGCCTAGGTCGGCGGCGGGGCGCCCGCAATTTCCATCTGCGATGCCGGGCGCCCGGGTCCCGCTACCTCTCCCTCACTGCCCCGTCCAGTCCTTGCACCACGTGCACTCCGGCGCCGTGCCGCCCTTCAGGCACGCATCGCAGACCGGGTCCTGCTTGCAGGACGTGTCCGTGCAGCCGACGCTGGAAGGTGACGTCGCGCCGTGCAGGAACTGCTCGAGCCAATCGACGTAAGGGGAGCCCTCGCTCTTCCTTTCGTACATGGCGTCGTACGGGTGCAGGCAGTGGAGCGGCCCGGGCGAGAGGAAAAAACGATAGTTCGGCGCGGCGGCGCTGATGTCGAGCAGCGACTTTTGCATCTTGCCCGACCAATCCGCGGCATCACCACCCATCGCGGTGTAGTAACCGGTCTGATCCTTGTCGAAGGCGGTCGTCTGCTCGGCAATGCGCATGTTTGGGTAGTGTTTTCCGATCGCGACGTAGAGGTCGACGATGGTCAACGTCGTGATGTCCTTGCCCTTCAAATCCGGGACCTGCTGCGGGATCTGCGCATTCCAGTTGGGCAAGCTGTCTTTGAAGAAGGTGTCGCTGACGATGCCGCAGCCCGAGTCCGCGACGACGCTGATCTTGGCGTTCGGGTACTGATCCGCCACGTAAGGCGCGTGCCCGATGGCACCGTAGGCGCCGGCGCTGCAGCCGGTGACCAGGATCTCATCCGGCTGATAACGCTCATAGACCCACTTGAGGACCGTCTGGGAGTTGACGAAGCCCTTGTGATTGATGGTCAGCCCGGGCGCGTATTCCTTGACGGCGTCACCCCAGTGCACGTCACCCGTGCAATAGGGAATGTGCACCAGCGTCCAGCCCGCGACCGGGTTCTTCGGGTCGTCGAAGCGATAGATGCCCCCGGCGCCGCCGGCAAGGAAAGCCTTGACCTGCACTTCGGTCGGGGCTTCGGGCTCGAAGATGGCGTCCGAGATCGAACAGGTGAGCTGATTCCAGCACGCACCACCACCACGGAAGTCGATCACGATCTTCTTCGGATCGCCGCCCTCGACGAAGAAGCGGAACGGAGTGCCGCGCGAACAAATCGTGTCGCCACCGGGCTCGACGGTCCGCAGCTCGCCCACCGAGGGAATGTCCGGTGCGCCGGCGCTGCCGCCAGCGCCGGCGCTGCCACCGCTTCCGCCCGTCCCAGAGGGGGAGCTCTCGCTGTCGTTTCCACAGGCGGTGAGCGCGAGAGAGGCAACCAAGGAGACCGCCGCGAACCCGAGACGGCTGAGCTTTTCGAACATCAGGCAAGCATAGGCAAGAATCGCGACACGGGCCAGTCCGGGTCGTGGCACCCGTGTGTCCGCGCTCGAGTTGACGCTGATCGTGGAGACCGCCAGACTCATCGTGTGCGCGTCGAGCTGTTGGCTGTCTGTTTCCTGCTGCTCGGCTGCGACAAGCTCTCGGGTGCTGAACCCCCGGCCGGGGAGCTCAGCCGCGGCGAGTGTGTACAGATGACGATTCGCCTCAACGAGCTCAGGGACAAGGAGCTCGGGAGGGTGAACAGCAAACAGCAGAGAAATACCGTCGACCACTGCATGCAACACGGGACTCGAGCGCAGTTCGACTGTGTGCAGTTTGCCAGTAATGCCAGCGAGGTCGCGCGCTGCGACGAGCGGGCCAAGTGAGTGAAGCCGAAGGAGCGCGCCGATGATCCCCGAGGGCAGGGAGCTGCCAAAACACATCCTGGTGATGGTGGGCCTGCCCGCGCGTGGCAAGACCTACATCGCTCGCAAGATCGCGCGTTACCTGTCCTGGCTCGGGTACGACACCCGCACCTTCAACGTCGGTGAATACCGCCGCTCGCAGGTCGGAGCGCGCCAGCCCGCCAGCTTCTTCGACCACTCCGACGAGCGCAACACCGAGCTGCGCGAGGGGATCGCCATGCGGGCGCTCGACGACGTGCTCGAGTGGCTGGCGGGCGGGGGCGAAGTGGCAATCTACGACGCCACGAACACGGAGAAGTCACGCCGCGACATCATCTGGAACCGCTGTCGTGCCGTGGGTGTTCAGGTCGTGTTCGTCGAGAGCATTTGTGAAGACGAAGCCGTCGTCGAGGCCAACGTGCGCGACAACAAACTGCGCTCGCCCGACTACGCCGACGTGGACCCGGAGGAAGCCGTCCGGGACTTCCGCGCTCGGATCGCGGCCTACGAGCGCACCTACGAACCGGTCGACGAACCAGAGAGGAGCTACGTCAAGATCATCGACGTCGGGCGCCAGGTCGTGGTCAACCACATGGAAGGCTACTTCAGCGCGCGCCTGATGTTCTTCTTGATGAACGTGCACCCGGGGCGGCGCAAGATCTGGCTCACGCGCCACGGCGAGAGCCTGTTCAACACCAGCGACCGCATCGGCGGCGACAGCAACCTCTCACCCCGCGGTTTTGCCTACGCCCGGAGCCTCGCGGAGTTCATGCGACAGCAACCGGGCACCGACCGGCTGGTGGTCTGGACGAGCACACTCAAGCGCGCGATCCAGACCGCCGCGGAGCTGGGAATAAGGCCCATCGCTCGCCGTGCGCTGGACGAGATTGACGCCGGGGTCTGCGACGGCATGACCTACGACGAGATCAAGCAGAATCTCCCGGACGAGTACCGCGCGCGCGTCGGCAACAAGTTCCGCTATCGCTACCCTCGCGGTGAGTCCTACGCCGACGTGATCTTGCGGCTGGAGCCGGTCATCGTGGACATCGAGCGCCAGCGTCAGCCGATCTTGCTGGTGGGGCACCAGGCGATCATCCGAGCGCTCTACGGCTATCTGACCGGGCGCCCCCAGGAGGAGTGCCCCCACGTCCCGATCCCGCTGCACACGCTGATCGAGCTGACGCCGACCGCCTACGGCTACGAAGAGCACCGCGTCGAGCTGGAGCCGGACCTGCCGGATCGGTCGGACGCTCCGCTCTCGATGGGGCCCTGGCCGCAGGGGTGAGGCGAACGAAGCGAGCACGCGCGAATGTTCGCGCCGCGCTCCGCGCCCACTCGAGCGGCGCGCTCCCGCTCGACATCGTGATTGGCTTGCCCGGGCCAGCCGGCGCAGGTACTTCTCGTACATGGCGCGAGTCGGACATGCGATGGGTGCGGCGTGGCTCGTTTCGCGGTCGAGGCCGTCTCCCTCTACCTACTCCCGCCGGGCGCGCGCCGACGTTTCTTCGGCGCCACGGCTTGGGCCTGAGCGAGCCCGGGGCGCGCTTCCTTGCCGCGCGAGAGCCCAGGTCCCGGCGCGGCCTTCGCCGGTGCGCTCGCTGGGCTGGTTGCGCCGTCCGCCAGCGCCTGAAGCGCCAGGGCGTACTCGGGGCCCAGGGTCTCGTGTTTGAAGAACACGTACACTTCCTGCCAGGGCAGCTCTCTGATGCGCGTGTGCCAGGCGGCGAGGTCAGCCGCCGCATACTCCGCGCCGCGCAGGCGCAGGTAGCCAAAATCTGCTGTGGCCTCGAGTGGAGCCGAGGGCCCCCCTTCGTCCGGATCCCCGGCAACGAGCGCCACGTTGTGCGCGCGGAGCGCGGACAGCACGCTGTCATCGAACCACGACTCGTGACGAACCTCGAGCGCCGCCCTGAACCCCGCCGGAAGCAGCGACAGAAAATCCGCCAGCAAGGCGTCGTCGCGCCGCAGCACCGGCGGCAGCTGAAACAGGACTACTTTGCGCTTTTCGCCCAGCGCGGCACTCACCTTCGCGAGGTAGTCGACGGAGTCCGCCACGTTGCGCAGCTTGCCGATGTGCGTGATGCGTCGCGACGCCTTGAGCGCGAAACCAAAGTCCCGCGGTGTCACCGCGCCCCAGCCCTCGAGCACCGCTGGCTTGGGCATGCGATAGAAGGTGTTGTTCACCTCCACCGCCGGCAGGCGCGCGGCATAGTGCTCGAGCATCTGCTCCGGGCGAAGCTCCGCTGGGTAGAACGAGCCCCGCCACTCGGGGTAGGAGAAGCCACTCGTGCCAGCCCGGACCCTCACCATTCACCCCCTCAATACCAGACGGCGCCCACACCGAAGGACGCGAGCCACGGCAGGTCGTTCTTCACACGCGGCAGGACGAGCGCGGACAGCCTGATCTGCGGCTGCGAACCACCGCTCACCTCGAGCTTGGTGATGTCCGCGGAGAGCTCGAAACCTGCGTAGTTGAAATCGGAGCTCGTTGCGTCCTCCTTTGCGCCGACCTTCAGCGAGAAGATGAAGGACGGCGCGTACGCGATACCAAGCACCACGCCCCGCCACAACGTCGGCAGTCGAAAGTCGCCGAAGCCGAAGTTGACGCCGAGCTCCATCGGCAAGACGCCATACAGGTACGCGATGTTGTCGTACTTCGTATCGCGCGCCGTGACCGCACCCGCGTCCGTCTTGTAGCTGTACTTCAGCGGGGGTCGCACGTAGAGGCCGCTGAGGTCGAAGCGCAGCCCGGCGCGAAACGCGGCCCACGAGGTGGAGCCGCTCGCAGGCTCGGGGAGCGGCAGGTACATCACGGACAGATCGAGGCCGAGCCCCAAGCCGACGCCGTAGGTGGTCTTTTTTCCCAGCTCGATCTCGCCCGTCTCCGGGTTCTGCCCGAGGTACTGAGTCTTCGGAATGATCAAGCCGGTGGCTTGGGCGTGGGCACCGTAGCTCACCCGCGCCCCGCCGCGTTTCTGCCACGCCGCCGACAACACCTTGGAGTCGCCGTAGTCCGGCTCGTCATCCTTCTTGGGGCGCTTCAGGATGAAACCGGCGGAGATCCCC is part of the Myxococcales bacterium genome and encodes:
- a CDS encoding glycine--tRNA ligase subunit alpha, encoding MYFQDLILTLQKFWAERGCLIVQPYNSEVGAGTYNPATFLRSLGPEPWNVAFVEPSRRPTDGRYGENPNRLQQFHQFQVILKPSPLDIQDLYLESLVALGTNPLEHDVRFIEDDWESPTLGAWGLGWQVWLDGLEISQFTYFQQCGGFDMKPVSGELTYGLERIAMYLQDVDNVYDLAFDKQVKYGEIYQRAEWEWSTYNFEEADVKAHFLAFDHAEGEAKRLLERDEDPLKKLVLPAYDCVVKAAHAFNVLDARGAIGVTERQRYILRVRTLARAVAQGWMAQREALGFPLLRGVDRAAE
- a CDS encoding redoxin domain-containing protein, yielding MWSLRALVLLLGFTSLVACAPRSRTPSGGAGLAHISAAPEFALPDETGKLRALSEFRGHALVLYFYPKDGTPGCTREACAFRDEWQRLSATGALVVGVSLDSVESHAAFKRMHALPFPLLSDAEGRVLAAYGVPKDAKGYASRTTFIIDAQGVIRRIFPEVDPAVHVNQVLETLAELKRLGLHTAPAPATPLPRGAESCQTPTAMTSPATPTFVYFIEPRRPEMVSTPTADEEAMIEKHFQYLKGLTERGVLILAGPSTDPPHTGIVVFRAADRPAAEAILGADPAVQAGVFSARLSAFRVSLSGACK
- a CDS encoding DUF72 domain-containing protein — translated: MRVRAGTSGFSYPEWRGSFYPAELRPEQMLEHYAARLPAVEVNNTFYRMPKPAVLEGWGAVTPRDFGFALKASRRITHIGKLRNVADSVDYLAKVSAALGEKRKVVLFQLPPVLRRDDALLADFLSLLPAGFRAALEVRHESWFDDSVLSALRAHNVALVAGDPDEGGPSAPLEATADFGYLRLRGAEYAAADLAAWHTRIRELPWQEVYVFFKHETLGPEYALALQALADGATSPASAPAKAAPGPGLSRGKEARPGLAQAQAVAPKKRRRAPGGSR
- a CDS encoding histidine phosphatase family protein, producing the protein MIPEGRELPKHILVMVGLPARGKTYIARKIARYLSWLGYDTRTFNVGEYRRSQVGARQPASFFDHSDERNTELREGIAMRALDDVLEWLAGGGEVAIYDATNTEKSRRDIIWNRCRAVGVQVVFVESICEDEAVVEANVRDNKLRSPDYADVDPEEAVRDFRARIAAYERTYEPVDEPERSYVKIIDVGRQVVVNHMEGYFSARLMFFLMNVHPGRRKIWLTRHGESLFNTSDRIGGDSNLSPRGFAYARSLAEFMRQQPGTDRLVVWTSTLKRAIQTAAELGIRPIARRALDEIDAGVCDGMTYDEIKQNLPDEYRARVGNKFRYRYPRGESYADVILRLEPVIVDIERQRQPILLVGHQAIIRALYGYLTGRPQEECPHVPIPLHTLIELTPTAYGYEEHRVELEPDLPDRSDAPLSMGPWPQG